The proteins below are encoded in one region of Actinomycetes bacterium:
- a CDS encoding CCA tRNA nucleotidyltransferase: MPDPHDRSAAELDAAQRRAVAELLHVSPVVDTVGKRFRAGGYELALVGGSVRDALLGRLGADLDFATSARPEESLALLEGWAQATWDVGIAFGTVGALRGGYRLEITTYRSDAYDRATRKPEVTYGHDLEGDLRRRDFTVNAMAVRLPQREFVDLFGGLGDLARKVLRTPGTPEESFSDDPLRMLRAARFASQLGLAVEPDIVRAMAAMAQRIEIVSAERVRGELEKLVCAADPRVGLTLLVDTGLAGHVLPELPQLRLEIDEHHRHKDVYEHTLTVLEQAITLEDGPGGPVPGPDLVLRLAALLHDVGKPRTRRFEAGGGVSFHHHEVVGAKIARKRLQALRFGKDVVDDVTRLVELHLRFHGYGTGQWTDSAVRRYVRDAGPLLDRLHKLTRADCTTRNRRKAAELAHTYDDLEARIARLSEEEGLAAIRPDLDGTQIMALLGIPPGPLVGQAYQHLLELRLDRGPLPTDEAEAELLRWWSSRS; the protein is encoded by the coding sequence GTGCCCGATCCCCACGACCGATCCGCCGCCGAGCTCGACGCCGCGCAGCGGCGCGCCGTCGCCGAGCTGCTGCACGTGTCGCCGGTGGTGGACACGGTCGGCAAGCGGTTCCGGGCGGGCGGGTACGAGCTGGCGCTGGTCGGCGGATCGGTGCGCGACGCGCTGCTGGGCCGACTCGGCGCCGACCTGGACTTCGCGACGTCGGCCCGGCCCGAGGAGTCGCTGGCCCTGCTCGAGGGCTGGGCCCAGGCGACCTGGGACGTCGGCATCGCGTTCGGCACCGTCGGTGCGCTGCGCGGCGGGTACCGGCTGGAGATCACGACCTACCGCTCGGACGCCTACGACCGGGCCACCCGCAAGCCCGAGGTCACCTACGGCCACGACCTCGAGGGCGACCTGCGGCGCCGGGACTTCACCGTCAACGCGATGGCGGTGCGGCTGCCCCAGCGGGAGTTCGTCGACCTCTTCGGCGGGCTCGGCGACCTGGCCAGGAAGGTGCTGCGCACCCCCGGCACCCCGGAGGAGTCCTTCTCCGACGACCCGCTGCGGATGCTGCGGGCGGCCCGGTTCGCCTCCCAGCTCGGGCTCGCCGTCGAGCCGGACATCGTTCGGGCCATGGCCGCGATGGCGCAGCGGATCGAGATCGTCTCCGCGGAGCGGGTCCGCGGCGAGCTGGAGAAGCTGGTCTGTGCGGCCGACCCACGGGTGGGCCTGACCCTGCTCGTGGACACCGGCCTGGCCGGGCACGTGCTGCCCGAGCTGCCGCAGCTGCGGCTGGAGATCGATGAGCACCACCGGCACAAGGACGTCTACGAGCACACGCTCACCGTGCTGGAGCAGGCCATCACGCTCGAGGACGGCCCGGGCGGCCCGGTGCCCGGCCCGGACCTCGTGCTGCGGCTGGCCGCCCTGCTGCATGACGTCGGCAAGCCCCGGACCCGGCGGTTCGAGGCCGGCGGCGGGGTGAGCTTCCACCACCACGAGGTGGTCGGCGCGAAGATCGCCCGCAAGCGGCTGCAGGCACTGCGGTTCGGCAAGGACGTCGTGGACGACGTGACCCGGCTGGTCGAGCTGCACCTGCGCTTCCACGGGTACGGGACGGGTCAGTGGACCGACTCGGCGGTGCGCCGGTACGTGCGCGACGCCGGGCCGCTGCTGGACCGGCTGCACAAGCTGACCAGGGCCGACTGCACCACGCGCAACCGGCGCAAGGCGGCCGAGCTGGCCCACACCTACGACGACCTCGAGGCCAGGATCGCCCGGCTGTCCGAGGAGGAGGGGCTGGCCGCGATCCGCCCGGACCTCGACGGCACCCAGATCATGGCCCTGCTGGGGATCCCACCCGGCCCGCTGGTGGGCCAGGCGTACCAGCACCTGCTCGAGCTGCGCCTGGACCGCGGCCCGCTCCCGACCGACGAGGCCGAAGCCGAGCTCCTCCGCTGGTGGTCCTCGCGAAGTTGA
- a CDS encoding NUDIX hydrolase, translating to MTPAQRRPRTPAVEEVSAGGLVVDPASLVVAGALIARRNRRGRLEWVLPKGHVEVGESTEEAAVREVAEETGIRGRIIAPLGTIDYWFFANGRRIHKTVHHFLLEAAGGELSDLDAEVEQVAWVPLGEAAGRLAFADEKRLVDRAFDVLAETA from the coding sequence GTGACCCCTGCCCAGCGTCGGCCCCGCACGCCCGCCGTGGAGGAGGTCTCCGCCGGTGGGCTGGTGGTCGACCCGGCCAGCTTGGTCGTCGCGGGGGCGCTCATCGCCCGGCGCAACCGCAGGGGCCGGCTCGAGTGGGTGCTGCCCAAGGGACACGTGGAGGTCGGGGAGTCCACCGAGGAGGCCGCCGTGCGGGAGGTCGCCGAGGAGACCGGTATCCGCGGCCGGATCATCGCGCCGCTGGGCACCATCGACTACTGGTTCTTCGCCAACGGCCGACGCATCCACAAGACCGTGCACCACTTCCTGCTCGAGGCGGCCGGCGGGGAGCTGTCGGACCTCGACGCCGAGGTCGAGCAGGTGGCCTGGGTTCCGCTGGGCGAGGCGGCCGGGCGGCTCGCCTTCGCCGACGAGAAGCGGCTGGTCGACCGGGCCTTCGACGTGCTCGCGGAGACCGCGTGA
- a CDS encoding DUF5318 family protein, translated as MWSQRSVIDYSLARRATLSALRSGGATTTDVCDADPYLLRAAKFHGEPTGRPCPVCAKQPLDTLNYVFGDELGQYSGRIKASGELEQMAREHGEFRVYIVEVCQGCGWNHLVTSYVLGDGVARRPPRRQPTIEDEDR; from the coding sequence ATGTGGTCGCAGCGGTCGGTGATCGACTACTCACTGGCCCGGCGCGCGACCCTCAGCGCGCTGCGCTCGGGCGGCGCCACGACGACCGACGTCTGCGATGCGGACCCGTACCTGCTGCGGGCCGCCAAGTTCCACGGGGAACCGACCGGACGGCCCTGCCCGGTGTGCGCCAAGCAGCCGCTGGACACGCTCAACTATGTGTTCGGGGACGAGCTGGGGCAGTATTCGGGGCGGATCAAAGCCAGCGGCGAGCTGGAGCAGATGGCCCGCGAGCACGGCGAGTTCCGCGTGTACATCGTGGAGGTCTGCCAAGGCTGCGGATGGAACCACCTGGTCACCTCGTACGTCCTGGGTGACGGAGTGGCGCGTCGACCGCCGCGTCGGCAGCCGACGATCGAGGACGAGGACAGGTGA
- a CDS encoding PadR family transcriptional regulator has protein sequence MPKRTGVLELAVLGLLHQSPLHGYELRKRLNSLLGSFRAFSYGSLYPCLKDLVARGWIVEDTSAEAGASSLSGRRSRIVYKLTGEGKEAFHELLSEAGPAAWDDENFGVHLAFFGQTDADVRMRILLGRRSRLEERLDNLRQALARTRERVDTYTLELQRHGLESVEREVRWLNELIINERQGDQPEHRTQQADRVLPGADEDKE, from the coding sequence GTGCCCAAGCGCACCGGCGTCCTTGAGCTGGCCGTGCTGGGCCTGCTGCACCAGTCGCCGCTGCACGGCTACGAGCTACGCAAGCGACTGAACAGCCTGCTCGGGTCGTTCCGGGCCTTCTCCTACGGCTCCCTGTACCCGTGCCTGAAGGATCTCGTGGCCCGGGGCTGGATCGTCGAGGACACCTCGGCCGAGGCCGGCGCCTCGAGCCTGTCGGGCCGGCGGTCCCGGATCGTCTACAAGCTGACCGGCGAGGGCAAGGAAGCGTTCCACGAGCTGCTGTCCGAGGCGGGACCGGCGGCGTGGGACGACGAGAACTTCGGCGTCCACCTGGCCTTCTTCGGCCAGACCGACGCTGACGTCCGGATGCGCATCCTGCTGGGACGGCGCAGCCGGCTGGAGGAGCGGTTGGACAACCTGCGCCAGGCGTTGGCGCGGACCCGGGAACGGGTCGACACCTACACCCTCGAGCTGCAGCGTCACGGCCTGGAGTCGGTCGAGCGCGAGGTTCGGTGGCTGAACGAGCTGATCATCAACGAGCGGCAGGGCGACCAGCCCGAGCACCGCACCCAGCAGGCTGACCGGGTGCTCCCCGGAGCCGATGAGGACAAGGAGTAA
- a CDS encoding MFS transporter produces the protein MPSAADLRTILSGRGFRLLYATRLLAQSADGLLQAGLASYVLFSPERQADGGKVAAAFAALLLPYSLVGPFAGVLLDRWRRQRVLVLANVVRGALVAVLALLVWDGSTGVGFLAVALCVLGVNRFFLAGLSAALPHVVEPSRLVTANALAATSGTVAAALGAALGLVVRAVGGGSDLVAAGTVVVAGLGYLASATVAIRLGRDELGPERGDGLPRVLEALSGVVAGMAAGVRHLSARPRPARALAAVGWYRFLFGLMTVLVVLLERGYFHAPSDANGGLRGVSLVFAATGLGVPVGAVLTPAAVRRIGPDRWVTVLLVASGVGVVALGLPFLEVPLALLGFVLGLTGQGIKLCADTAVQQGVEDRYRGRVFALYDMLFNVTFVAAAGLAAATLPVDGHSAAVLAGTAGGFLLGAAAYARASASDVTG, from the coding sequence GTGCCGTCGGCTGCGGATCTGCGAACGATCCTGTCCGGCCGCGGCTTTCGGCTGCTGTACGCCACCCGGCTGCTGGCCCAGTCCGCCGACGGCCTGCTGCAGGCCGGCCTCGCGTCCTACGTGCTGTTCTCCCCCGAGCGGCAGGCGGACGGCGGGAAGGTGGCGGCCGCGTTCGCCGCCCTGCTGCTGCCGTACTCGCTGGTCGGGCCGTTCGCCGGCGTGCTGCTGGACCGCTGGCGGCGACAGCGGGTGCTGGTTCTCGCCAACGTGGTGCGCGGGGCGCTGGTGGCCGTGCTCGCGCTGCTCGTGTGGGACGGCAGCACGGGGGTCGGCTTCCTCGCGGTGGCCCTGTGCGTGCTGGGTGTGAACCGGTTCTTCCTGGCCGGGCTGTCGGCCGCGCTGCCGCACGTGGTGGAGCCGAGCCGGCTGGTGACGGCGAACGCGCTGGCCGCGACATCGGGGACGGTCGCGGCGGCCCTGGGCGCCGCGCTGGGGCTGGTGGTGCGCGCGGTGGGGGGCGGCAGCGACCTCGTGGCTGCGGGGACGGTCGTCGTGGCCGGGCTGGGCTACCTCGCATCGGCCACCGTCGCGATCCGGCTGGGCCGCGACGAGCTCGGTCCGGAGCGTGGGGATGGGCTGCCGAGGGTGCTCGAGGCGCTGAGCGGGGTCGTGGCCGGGATGGCGGCCGGGGTGCGGCACCTGTCCGCCCGACCACGGCCCGCGCGCGCACTCGCCGCGGTCGGCTGGTACCGGTTCCTGTTCGGGCTGATGACCGTGCTCGTCGTGCTGCTCGAACGGGGCTACTTCCACGCCCCTTCGGACGCCAACGGCGGGCTGCGCGGCGTGAGTCTGGTGTTCGCGGCCACCGGTCTGGGGGTGCCGGTCGGCGCCGTCCTCACGCCGGCAGCGGTGCGTCGGATCGGGCCGGACCGATGGGTCACGGTGCTGCTGGTCGCGTCCGGGGTCGGGGTGGTGGCCCTCGGGCTCCCCTTCCTGGAGGTGCCGCTGGCGCTGCTCGGGTTCGTGCTGGGTCTGACCGGCCAGGGCATCAAGCTCTGCGCGGACACCGCGGTCCAGCAGGGCGTGGAGGACCGCTACCGGGGCCGGGTCTTCGCGCTCTACGACATGCTCTTCAACGTGACCTTCGTGGCTGCGGCCGGGCTGGCGGCGGCCACCTTGCCGGTCGACGGGCACTCGGCGGCCGTGCTGGCCGGAACAGCCGGCGGCTTCCTGCTGGGCGCGGCGGCCTACGCCCGGGCCAGCGCATCGGACGTCACCGGGTGA
- a CDS encoding inositol-3-phosphate synthase — translation MGQVRVAIVGVGNCSSSLVQGVEYYRDADATAKVPGLMHVQLGAYHVSDLQFVAAFDVDAKKVGQDLAHAIFASENNTIKFADVPPLGITVQRGHTLDGLGKYYRETITESDEEAVDVVAALRESRADVLVCYLPVGSEDAARFYAQCALDAGVGFVNALPVFIAGTKEWADKFTAAGLPIVGDDIKSQVGATITHRVLAKLFEDRGVMLDRTMQLNVGGNMDFMNMLERERLESKKISKTQSVTSQLRHDLGKGNVHIGPSDYVAWLDDRKWAYVRLEGRAFGDVPLNLEYKLEVWDSPNSAGVIIDAVRCAKIAMDRGIGGPLLGPSAYFMKSPPVQYRDDEARQMVEDFIAGE, via the coding sequence ATGGGTCAGGTACGCGTGGCCATCGTGGGAGTCGGCAACTGCAGCTCCTCCCTGGTCCAGGGCGTCGAGTACTACCGCGACGCGGACGCCACAGCCAAGGTGCCCGGGCTGATGCACGTTCAGCTGGGCGCCTACCACGTGAGCGACCTGCAGTTCGTCGCGGCGTTCGACGTGGACGCCAAGAAGGTCGGCCAGGATCTCGCCCACGCGATCTTCGCGAGCGAGAACAACACCATCAAGTTCGCCGACGTCCCGCCGCTCGGGATCACCGTGCAGCGCGGGCACACCCTCGACGGCCTGGGCAAGTACTACCGGGAGACCATCACCGAGTCAGACGAGGAAGCAGTCGACGTCGTCGCCGCACTGCGCGAGTCGCGGGCCGACGTGCTGGTCTGCTACCTGCCCGTGGGCTCGGAGGACGCCGCCCGGTTCTACGCGCAGTGCGCGCTGGACGCCGGCGTCGGCTTTGTCAACGCGTTGCCGGTGTTCATCGCGGGCACCAAGGAGTGGGCCGACAAGTTCACCGCGGCCGGGCTGCCCATCGTCGGTGACGACATCAAGTCGCAGGTGGGTGCCACCATCACGCACCGCGTGCTCGCCAAGCTGTTCGAGGACCGCGGCGTGATGCTCGACCGCACGATGCAGCTCAACGTCGGCGGCAACATGGACTTCATGAACATGCTTGAGCGGGAGCGGCTGGAGTCGAAGAAGATCTCCAAGACCCAGTCGGTCACCTCGCAGCTGCGCCACGACCTCGGCAAGGGCAACGTGCACATCGGCCCGTCCGACTACGTGGCCTGGCTCGACGACCGCAAATGGGCGTACGTCCGGCTCGAGGGCCGCGCGTTCGGCGACGTCCCGCTGAACCTCGAGTACAAGCTCGAGGTCTGGGACTCCCCGAACTCCGCCGGTGTCATCATCGACGCCGTCCGCTGCGCCAAGATCGCCATGGACCGAGGCATCGGCGGCCCGCTGCTCGGCCCGTCGGCGTACTTCATGAAGTCACCGCCGGTGCAGTACCGCGACGACGAAGCCCGGCAGATGGTCGAGGACTTCATCGCCGGCGAGTAG